CTTGCAATgcctgaaaaataaaaatacaatattaaaAGAAACAATATACAAACAAATCTTGATTCCATATTCCAAATCTTTTTCTGATGCTAAATGACATCAAAACTGTCATCTGGCAAAGCTTTGATCATCCCACATGATAAGGCTTTGTTTTGACAGAAACACTAACCAAAGCTTTGCCATCTGGTTCTGATGCTTAATATAGATACTGGAACAATTGATGACTGCTTCTTGCAACCTGGACTCGATTTTAATAAATCCtgttcaaacaattttttttcatttcgaATCGATAAATATCTGGACTCGAGTGGTTTTATACATTATGGAGAGAGAGTAGctccaaaattttatttttattaaaaaaaaaactttcatgtCAGCAAATGTTTAGTTTACTTTTTATCGTCAAAAAGtaacattaatttttcttttgacaaaatcctacattaaattaattgtgtgcaaaaactattttacaattCTTCCTTTCACAATGAAGTTAGTTTAGTTAGTTATAAGAATATTTACGAAGCAGGAATCGAATTTGGTGACAAAACATTTAGGAATCattatttaaagtttttttttttataaagtatttgaagaaaattttaaaatttcctaaaagcaaaaaataatatatttacaagatcaaaaacattttttttataatagatcaTAAACATTTTACTCGCGCGCTCTGCGCGATTTTACCctttcgctacttaagtagcggacattataaaaaacgagaaattttgaggaaaaaacatCATACCAAGATTTTTACCcgttctctacttaagtagcggacgttataaaaatgtgaaatttgagaaaaataactCCCTAACATGAAAATTTCTCATATTTATACACCCGCTAGTGAAGTAGCggattttttagaaaaaaaaatcctcctacgatgaaattttcaagattttaaacgTAAAATTCTCTACTTAACTAGAGGACAAGGATATTTTGGTAATTAATAGGGGGGCCCTATAATCAGTAGGGTGGTAAAAGTAAATCTCATAATGttaatgtcaaaaaataaatacataagagaaaaattcttataatttgAACAAGAGATCCAGCTCAATAACAGAAACTAAGCAACAAGCCCAAAGCCCAATAAAAAGTCCTAGGGTTCAGCAATAAAACACCCTCCTACgataaaattttcaagattttaaacgTAAAATTCACTACTCAACTAGAGGACAAgggtattttggtaatttaTAGGGTGCACCCTAGAATCAGGAGGGTGGTTAAAGTAATTCTCAtaattttaatgtaaaaaaataaatatataaaagaaaaattcttataatttgAACAAGAGTTCCAACCCAATAACAGAAACTATGCAACAAGCCTAAAGCCCAATAAAAAGTCCTAGGGTTCAGCAATAAAACACCCATTCTACgataaaattttcaagattttaaacgTAAAATTCACTACTCAACTAGAGGACAAgggtattttggtaatttaTAGGGTGCACCCTAGAATCAGTAGGGTGGTTAAAGTAATTCTCAtaattttaatgtaaaaaaataaatatataaaagaaaaattcttataatttgAACAAGAGTTCCAGCCCAATAACAGAAACTAAGCAACAAGCCCAAAGCCTAATAAAAAATCCTAGGGTTCAGCAATAAAACACCCTCCTACgataaaattttcaagattttaaacgTAAAATTCACTACTCAACTAGAGGACAAgggtattttggtaatttaTAGGGTGCACCCTAGAATCAGTAGGGTGGTTAAAGTAATTCTCAtaattttaatgtaaaaaaataaatatataaaagaaaaattcttataatttgAACAAGAGTTCCAACCCAATAACAGAAACTATGCAACAAGCCTAAAGCCCAATAAAAAGTCCTAGGGTTCAGCAATAAAACACCCATTCTACgataaaattttcaagattttaaacgTAAAATTCACTACTCAACTAGAGGACAAgggtattttggtaatttaTAGGGTGCACCCTAGAATCAGTAGGGTGGTTAAAGTAATTCTCAtaattttaatgtaaaaaaataaatatataaaagaaaaattcttataatttgAACAAGAGTTCCAGCCCAATACCAGAAACTAAGCAACAAGCCCAAAGCCTAATAAAAAATCCTAGGGTTCAGCAATAAAACACCCTCCTACgataaaattttcaagattttaaacgTAAAATTCTCTACTCAACTAGAGGACAggggtattttggtaatttaTAAGGTGCGCCCTAGAATCAGTAGGGTGGTTAAAGTAAATCTCATAATGttaatgtcaaaaaataaatacataagagaaaaattcttataatttgAACAGGAGTTCCAgcccaataacataaactaAGCAACAAGCCCAAAGCCCGATAAAAAATCCTAGGGTTCAGCAATAACATAAACTAAGCAACAAGCCCAAAGCCcgaaatttttaagattttaaacgTAAAATAATCTACTTAACTAGAGGACAAAggtattttggtaaattataGGGCGCACCCTAGAATCAGTAGGTTGGTAAAAGTAAATCTCATAATTttaatgtcaaaaaataaatatataagagaaaaattcttataatttgAACAAGAGTTTCAGCCCAATAATAGAAACTAAGCAACAAGCCCAAAACCCAAAGCCCAATAAAAAATCTTTGGGTTCAACAATAAAACACCTTCCTACGAAGAAATATTCAAGATTTTAAACGTAAAATTCTTTACTTAGCTAGAGGATAGgggtatttttgtaatttataagGTGCGCCCTAGAATTAGTAGGATGGTAAAAGTAAATCTCATAATTttaatgtcaaaaaataaatatataagagaaaaattcttataatttgAAGACAATTACTTTTCGCACCCCCGGAAGATGTGCACACCCCCTAATATTCTCATACAGCCCCTTTCGCTACTTGTACTACGAGTGTGTAAAATGACGAAAACTTCTAAAACACCGTTCGCTTCGTGAATAGGGATAGTCCATGTTCGCTTCATAGGCGGCGAACTGGTCGGCAACTGTAAAACCAGCCCCCCATGCAATCAAAGGAGAATGACACGTGGCCAAATGTGATTGGACACATGGTTGGCCGTGCCATTGCTCCAGCCAATGAGAATTCCTCAACAATTCTATAAATAGGCACCAAATGTACCGTATTCTCTCCACCATGCTTCAAATGGAGGCGCTTGATAATGTATTATTTTTGTCTAAAGCCCATTCCTCGTGTGTTTTCCATTcgattaaataatatattatttttgtctaatgtaattttgttttttcgttgtaattgatataaataaaattattgttatTGCAATTTGTGCAAAGTTTTAAtgctgttattattattattattattattattattattattattattattattattattattattattattattattattattattattattattattattgagacCCTCACTCTGTCAATCTGTAATGCAACGTTCGCTAAATACGCTGTGAACGGTGTGGTCGCTCGCGTTTTAGACCGCGAACGGTGTACTCGCTCGCTTTATAACCAGCAAACGGTGTTCTCGCTCGCTTCCTAAATAGCGAAAACCATCGGGACATAATTCTACCAAAAGCAGAGTTGCATGATCTAAtcatttaaagaaaaattaaaaacgTAAATTAAACAATCACATAATACCAAAATATCActtcatatatttatatattaatgtgAGTAGTGATTTACATGTCTTACTTTAACCAGTTTAcgtcaaaaaatcaaaaagtgGTTAAAGTGATTAGTCTAATAATGTACACTTTTAAACTAAACAAATCTAATCATatgctatatatatatggatatCGTTCGCTTTCTAGCCAGCGAACTGTCGGATCCATTTCGCTGTGTAAAGGGCGAAcattgtttttcaaaaaaaattctagGGGGTGAAACCACTTCCAAACGTCACTTATTTTTCCCATTGCTTTCCAGGATGCGCACATCCGCTCGCGGCGTACATAGCGAGAAGGGTCATATGGTAATTTCAGGGGGTGACTGAGTGAATCAAGGGGATGCGAAAAGTTCAAGTCTAATTTGAACAAGAGTTCCAGCCCACTAACAAAAAGCCCAAAGCCCAATAACAAATCATAGGGTTCAGCAATAAAATCGAAGATATTTAACCTAAATTTCGTTTCAGTGTAGTTGCAGACGTAGAGCTTCGGCGACGatacaaaaaccctaaaaaatgCCGGCTGGACATGGTTTAAGATCTCGCACGAGAGATTCATTCTCTCGTCCATTCAGGAAGAAGGGTACAATCGCTCTTGCTACTTACCTCAGAACCTATCACATCGGCGATTATGTTGATATTAGGGTTAACGGCGCCGTTCACAAAGGTATGCCTCATAAATTCTACCATGGTCGTACCGGTCGTGTCTGGAATGTCACCAAACGTGCCATTGGCGTTGAGGTGAACAAGCAGGTATAAATCGCTTCTGAAACTCGTTAGGAATTTCTATGCTAACATTTTGATGttgtttgattgatttttaGTTCAGTGTATGTGTAATCGATTTCATTTCATAATTTTGGTGAaactttctgattttttttatgttctaTTTTATGTGTATTAGCGTTCATTTCATAATTTTAGTGATAGTTTGTTATGTTCtatgtattattttattgtCTTGTTTGGATTATCACTTATTGATTGTAATATaggttttcaatttcaaaattattggCATCTTGTATATGTTTGACTTAAGCTGTTCTATTATGTGTAATTAAGTTCTTTAGGGTCTGTTTAGATTGGCTTATtgttgagcttatgaaaattaGCTAATGCAATTAAACAAGCtttcaatttaatttgtaaGTTCTCACTAACTAAAATTGTATTCttgcaaaaaaaaactaaaattgtatttttataaactagtaaattatcttgacaaacttataataatttgCATCAGCTGTTTTGCAtgagctcaaaaataagccaatccaaacagcCCCTTAATGTATATGAGTTTTTATTCAAATCTTCTTGGTATTcacttttgatgttttttaaGATAGGGAATTCATTTCTGATGTTTAATTGCGTTTTTGCTACCTAGTTTTTGGGTTCAGTCTGTGTGTATTTGCATTACTTGATTATGATAGTTATGTTATGTTTTGTTATTATCTCGTatcattttattgttttgttctttgtttCAATTTGTCGATTCCGTTTGGATGAGGGTCCTTGAATTTGAATGTTGTAAGTATATTTGGGAGAAGTTCAGTAATCAATAAAGATACTGTTTTTTAATTCTTGAGAATTCTTGTGTTTTTTGCAAAATTATTTCACTGTTGTAACAAGTTTTGTGAAACAGTTTATGACTCTGGTTCTTGATCTGCATGTGTTTAGCATCTTGAACTGTTTTTGTGTATGTGGTTTAGGTTAGGAACAAGATTTTGAGAAAGAGGATTCATGTCCGTGTGGAGCACGTTATGCCTTCTAGGTGCACTGAGGAGTTCCGTTTGAGGAAGATTAAGAACGATCAACTCAAGGCTGAGGCTAAGGCCAAGGGTGAGGTCATATCTACCAAGCGCAAGCCAGAAGGACCCAAACCTGGTTTCATGGTTGAAGGAGCTACACTGGAAACAGTTACTCCCATTCCATATGATGTGGTTAACGATCTCAAGGGAGGATACtagtctttttattttgttagtgTTTGTTAGACTGTCTGatcttgttttgaattttatcatcTTTTTTGTCCTTCAAACAGCCTTAAAATTGATGCAAAAATCAGACTTAagttttgtgttgtttatttattttgaatacATCCATATTATCAATTATTCTCTGGATTTTTCTAGAATCTGATTTATGCATATTGCTTTGGGTTACATGCTGTTTGTCTGGCTATTATTTGAATGCGTTGCTGCTAATGTGGTTAGAAGATGTTATAGGGCAAGTCATTATCTTCAAACTAATTTATAGGAATTTTTAACCATAGTTTAATACAGATTGGTGAATGTTTTTAGTTTAGGAAGGCTATCTCTCCTTAGGAAATAGACTTGAAGTTTATATACTTTGGGCAGGTTTCTTGCACTCTGCTTCAAGtacttttgatgttttaatgTTCCCTTACAAATGGAATTGTACTTGAGGTTAAAGAGCTCCCTCTACAACTCCTCATTCCTCAACATAATAAAGTACTCCCTCTAGTAGATTTTATATGAGTATTTATGTGGAAGGGATtataaatattgttttaaatCAAAATAGTTAAAGAccttaataccaaaaaaataaaatagttaaagTCCTTTTACATTTGATGATGAAGACCATGTCGACTTTTAATGAATTCAATGATAGTGAGATGGGCAACTCAACTGATACAAACATTATAATATGATTAATACTTCTAATAATTATCTGAATTCGGAATTTTTTAAAGATCCAtacttaataaaatttatcaacCAGAGccacatttttcattttttttggttgaccAACAGGGACGGATGAAGAAGCTTATCACCGGGGcagaaaatagtaaaataataaaattaat
This genomic interval from Trifolium pratense cultivar HEN17-A07 linkage group LG6, ARS_RC_1.1, whole genome shotgun sequence contains the following:
- the LOC123892680 gene encoding 60S ribosomal protein L21-1-like, which gives rise to MPAGHGLRSRTRDSFSRPFRKKGTIALATYLRTYHIGDYVDIRVNGAVHKGMPHKFYHGRTGRVWNVTKRAIGVEVNKQVRNKILRKRIHVRVEHVMPSRCTEEFRLRKIKNDQLKAEAKAKGEVISTKRKPEGPKPGFMVEGATLETVTPIPYDVVNDLKGGY